Proteins encoded by one window of Lepeophtheirus salmonis chromosome 3, UVic_Lsal_1.4, whole genome shotgun sequence:
- the LOC121113997 gene encoding integrin alpha-5, whose amino-acid sequence MNSILQFFSLLFATSFQHIHCIRHASVFDDRHPLIVSLPQNNEANHFGYNLDWVKENSNLVSIFVGAPKKEEGGGLYKCSVDWEIETKECVDISPNNMADQYNEDWSNQLLGITVSAWNKDFWSCAPSFQRPHVQSWDSNLVLNYSSLIGHCFVYDESNDYKNPRRVIPLENSTMFYGWKKFKSDYPYGALYAQAGMSIFRDNERVYLGAPGAWNWTGSIVTVNNNDFSASTLHQPWSTWNEVTLEFDGPTLNDYSGYAIDSGSFSKRNSEKLVAIGAPRHGKTRAGAVFIGHYTSGKKILTHDIKLMDINWESTSEDQLCAWI is encoded by the exons ATGAACTCCattctccaatttttttcattgctcTTTGCAACTTCTTTTCAACACATTCATTGCATCCGTCATGCCTCTGTCTTTGATGATCGCCATCCTCTTATAGTTTCCTTACCCCAAAACAATGAGGCAAATCATTTTGGTTATAATTTGGATTGGGTTAAAGAAAACTCTAATTTAGTCTCCATTTTTGTTGGAGCACCCAAAAAGGAAGAGGGCGGAGGTTTATACAAATGCTCAGTTGATTgggaaatagaaacaaaggaGTGTGTCGATATATCACCAAATAATATGGC AGATCAATATAATGAAGATTGGAGTAACCAACTTTTAGGAATCACAGTTTCAGCATGGAATAAAGACTTTTGGTCATGTGCTCCTTCATTTCAGCGTCCACATGTTCAATCTTGGGATTCAAATTTAGTTCTTAACTATTCATCCTTAATTGGACATTGCTTCGTCTATGATGAAAGTAATGACTATAAGAATCCTCGCCGGGTCATCCCTCTTGAAAACTCTACCATGTTCTATGGATGGAAGAAATTCAAGTCTGATTATCCATATGGAGCATTATATGCTCAAGCAGGGATGTCTATTTTTCGAGATAATGAAAGGGTTTATCTTGGTGCGCCAGGAGCTTGGAATTGGACTGGATCCATAGTAAC GGTGAATAACAATGATTTTTCAGCCTCAACTTTACATCAACCCTGGTCCACATGGAATGAAGTAACTTTGGAATTTGATGGTCCGACATTAAATGATTATTCGGGATATGCTATTGATTCtg gttccttttcaaaaagaaactcaGAAAAGTTAGTCGCCATTGGAGCTCCAAGGCATGGAAAAACCAGAGCTGGAGCTGTATTCATTGGCCATTACACTTCAGGAAAAAAGATATTGACTCACGATATCAAATTGATGGATATCAATTGGGAGAGTACTTCGGAGGATCAATTGTGTGCATGGATTTAG
- the LOC121113996 gene encoding integrin alpha-PS4 produces MALMKSLLALLCIMVDPVERKGSLYLIFFEMEEQYDVGRVSIFTFDEQYNRFIRVASVSGEVSRGRFGSSLLNAGDLNGDGNEDLIVGSPYEDEGRGAIRLYLGNSKRIINRDFVQTIKANSMDRKLFGFGISFAKALDIDDNSVRDIAVGSNGKRGEGGSVVILRGRPTGYIKLYVEPSVDEIDFSTTKELSLLICVELKSRIQSDMNYISKAKISIEGDSRTILNNKHPFWSSNFIRVEQNLKQCFPKITVNLSPSLNPGPDEDSLIFNIRAETEEWDVFCSHCGITEPSRDVLEIPFIMDCFVDDGGTMRCYNDLGVSAYITEIRSEPTTYIMGSTDIITLNIDVTNNENSDPAFQPMVKILYPKELSLVRNLNQCKNIKSTHKLVCSLKGPIRPGGKSSFKIEFDTKNLVGSPFDGPRQLVFPEISVYSKSLYAEDNNNSNNREKLSIDLVSEADFHILVEDEGKLTNSSVYFNSFNIKKKLQTPMHEIQTEILIPVSDDKGNLFVYDELIRIENPLGEKLPCDQKIIMQKNPDLVSNKANTISCYQNSIRCLQIKCPGISIHSQDESAHVSLRFSFNERFIRTIINNQHEGSSPLYIEIEGRVLSGYLKQELNVSPDTAIMKALLTPQKTIRTMFLLMTVGVCVFLSILFLIIIIFILYKCKVFDRKSIEQMEEEDEPMMDDFN; encoded by the exons ATGGCGCTGATGAAATCGTTATTGGCTCTCCTTTGTATAATGGTCGATCCAGTAGAAAGAAAAGGCAGtctttatcttattttttttgag ATGGAAGAACAGTACGATGTTGGGAGAGTATCCATTTTTACATTTGATGAACAATATAATCGCTTTATACGCGTTGCTAGCGTTTCGGGAGAGGTGAGTAGAGGACGATTCGGATCATCATTATTAAATGCTGGAGATCTAAATGGAGACGGAAATGAGGATCTGATTGTTGGTTCTCCTTATGAAGATGAAGGAAGGGGGGCCATACGGCTATATCTCGGGAATtctaaaaggataattaatcgAG ACTTTGTTCAAACAATTAAAGCTAACTCCATGGATCGAAAACTCTTTGGCTTTGGTATTAGCTTCGCAAAAGCATTGGACATAGACGACAATTCCGTCAGAGATATTGCTGTAGGTTCAAATGGCAAAAGAGGGGAAGGAGGAAGTGTTGTAATTCTTCGTGGCCGACCCACAGGATATATTAAGCTCTATGTTGAACCTTCTGTAGATGAAATTGACTTTTCTACAACCAAAG AACTTTCTCTTCTAATTTGTGTTGAGTTAAAGTCTCGTATTCAGTCGGATATGAATTATATATCCAAGGCCAAAATTTCAATTGAAGGTGATAGCAGAACTATCTTAAATAACAAACACCCATTTTGGTCCTCCAACTTTATTCGAgtagaacaaaatttaaagCAATGCTTTCCGAAAATAACA GTAAATTTATCTCCTTCATTAAACCCTGGCCCGGATGAGGATtctcttatatttaatataagagCTGAAACGGAAGAATGGGATGTATTTTGCTCACACTGTGGCATCACTGAACCGTCAAGAGATGTTTTAGAAATTCCATTCATAATGg attgTTTTGTGGATGATGGGGGTACAATGAGATGTTATAATGATTTAGGTGTATCCGCGTATATTACAGAAATACGCTCAGAGCCTACTACCTATATAATGGGCTCAACAGATATTATCACATTGAATATTGATGtaacaaataatgaaaactCCGATCCTGCTTTTCAACCAATGGTGAAAATTTTATATCCTAAGGAGCTCTCACTTGTACGAAATTTAaatcaatgtaaaaatatt AAATCGACACACAAATTAGTGTGTTCTCTTAAAGGACCTATAAGGCCCGGAGGCAAAAGTTCATTCAAGATTGAATTTGATACTAAGAACTTAGTTGGAAGTCCATTTGATGGGCCTAGACAGTTGGTGTTTCCAGAAATATCTGTATACAGTAAAAGTTTGTATGCTGAAGAcaataataattctaataatcGAG AAAAGCTAAGTATCGACTTAGTTTCTGAAGCTGATTTTCATATCCTGGTTGAAGATGAGGGGAAACTGACAAACTCATCAgtctattttaattcatttaatataaaaaagaaactccaAACTCCCATGCATGAAATTCAGACAGAGATCTTAATTCCAGTGTCAGATGACAAAGGGAACCTTTTCGTATACGATGAGTTAATTAGGATTGAGAATCCGCTAGGAGAAAAATTGCCCTGTGACCAAAAGATTATAATGCAGAAAAATCCCGATTTAGTATCCAACAAGGCTAATACAATATCCTGCTATCAAAATTCGATTCGATGTCttcaaattaa ATGTCCTGGAATTAGTATTCACTCACAAGATGAGAGTGCTCATGTCTCGTTAagattttcatttaatgaaCGTTTCATACGGACAATAATTAACAATCAACATGAAGGAAGCTCTCCTTTATATATTGAGATAGAAGGAAGAGTTCTTAGCGGATATTTAAAACAAGAACTAAATGTCTCTCCGGATACTGCGATCATGAAGGCTCTATTAACACCTCAAAAA ACGATAAGGACCATGTTTCTTCTAATGACTGTTGGAGTTTGTGTATTTTTGAGCATTCTCTTtctaattatcattatattcaTACTCTATAAATGCAAGGTATTTGATAGAAAGTCAATTGAACAAATGGAAGAAGAGGATGAACCCATGATGGATgattttaattag